In the genome of Staphylococcus durrellii, one region contains:
- a CDS encoding class I SAM-dependent methyltransferase, translating to MSHYYDENPEVASDETTFTYSYDKHNITLTTDKGVFSKDKLDYGSDLLIRTFLKSNPPGPKKKIVDVGCGYGPIGLMIAKSAPHHEVTMVDVNERALALAEKNKSINHIDNVLILKSDGLAQTVDNNYDFVITNPPIRAGKQVVHGILEDAYSKLSGDGSLYVVIQKKQGMPSAKKKMHEIFNNVEVIEKSKGYYILKSVKVDFRV from the coding sequence ATGAGCCATTATTATGATGAAAATCCTGAGGTTGCAAGCGATGAAACAACTTTTACATACTCCTATGATAAACATAATATAACATTAACAACTGATAAAGGTGTATTTTCTAAAGATAAGTTAGATTATGGCTCTGATTTATTAATCAGAACTTTTTTGAAATCTAATCCGCCAGGTCCAAAAAAGAAAATAGTTGATGTTGGCTGTGGGTATGGTCCAATAGGTTTGATGATAGCTAAAAGCGCACCACATCACGAAGTTACGATGGTAGATGTTAATGAACGTGCATTGGCATTAGCTGAAAAAAATAAAAGCATTAATCATATTGACAATGTGCTGATTTTGAAAAGTGACGGTTTAGCGCAAACTGTTGACAATAATTATGATTTTGTCATAACTAATCCGCCTATTAGGGCAGGGAAGCAAGTGGTACATGGCATATTAGAAGATGCATATAGTAAATTAAGTGGTGATGGATCCTTGTATGTAGTCATACAAAAAAAGCAAGGTATGCCATCTGCGAAGAAGAAAATGCACGAAATATTTAATAACGTTGAAGTGATTGAAAAAAGTAAAGGATATTACATTTTGAAAAGTGTGAAGGTTGATTTCAGAGTGTAA
- the rplL gene encoding 50S ribosomal protein L7/L12, which yields MANHEQIIEAIKEMSVLELNDLVKAIEEEFGVTAAAPVAAAGAAGGADAAEEQTEFNVELTSAGSSKIKVVKAVKEATGLGLKDAKELVDGAPSVVKEGLSKDDAEALKSQLEEVGASVELK from the coding sequence ATGGCTAATCATGAACAAATCATTGAAGCAATTAAAGAAATGTCAGTATTAGAATTAAACGACTTAGTAAAAGCAATTGAAGAAGAATTTGGTGTAACTGCAGCAGCTCCAGTAGCAGCTGCCGGCGCAGCAGGTGGCGCAGACGCTGCTGAAGAACAAACTGAATTTAACGTTGAATTAACTTCAGCTGGTTCATCTAAAATCAAAGTTGTTAAAGCTGTTAAAGAAGCAACTGGCTTAGGATTAAAAGATGCTAAAGAATTAGTAGATGGAGCTCCTAGCGTAGTTAAAGAAGGATTATCTAAAGATGATGCAGAAGCACTTAAATCTCAATTAGAAGAAGTTGGCGCTTCAGTAGAATTAAAATAA
- the rplJ gene encoding 50S ribosomal protein L10, translating to MSAIIEAKQQHVDVIADQLKNSVSTVIVDYRGLSVSEVTELRNQLREAGVEYKVYKNTMVRRAAEKAGIEGLDEFLVGPTAVATSTEDVVAPAKVLAGFAKEHEALEIKTGVMEGSVISAEEVKTVGSLPSHDGLVSMLLSVLQAPVRNFAYAVKAVGEQQEESAE from the coding sequence ATGTCTGCTATCATTGAAGCAAAACAACAACATGTTGATGTTATCGCTGATCAACTTAAAAATTCGGTTTCAACTGTTATCGTTGACTATCGTGGATTAAGCGTATCTGAAGTTACAGAATTACGTAATCAATTACGTGAAGCTGGTGTTGAGTATAAAGTATACAAAAACACAATGGTACGTCGCGCAGCTGAAAAAGCAGGTATCGAAGGTTTAGACGAATTTTTAGTTGGACCTACAGCTGTTGCTACTTCAACTGAAGATGTTGTTGCACCAGCAAAAGTACTTGCAGGATTTGCAAAAGAACATGAAGCGTTAGAAATTAAGACAGGCGTTATGGAAGGTAGCGTAATCTCAGCTGAAGAAGTTAAAACAGTTGGTTCATTACCATCTCACGACGGTCTTGTATCTATGCTTTTATCTGTATTACAAGCTCCAGTACGCAATTTCGCTTATGCGGTTAAAGCTGTTGGAGAACAACAAGAAGAAAGCGCTGAATAA
- the rplA gene encoding 50S ribosomal protein L1, with protein MAKKSKKYQEVANKIDRQKHYSVEEAVALAKETSIANFDASVEVAFRLGIDTRKNDQQIRGAVVLPNGTGKSQRVLVFAKGDKATEAEEAGADYVGEGDYVTQIQQGWFDFDVVVATPDMMGEVGKLGRVLGPKGLMPNPKTGTVTMDVKKAVEEIKAGKVEYRAEKAGIVHASIGKTSFDTDKLVENFKALQDVLTKAKPSSAKGTYFKSVNLTTTMGPGIKVDTSSFKL; from the coding sequence ATGGCTAAGAAAAGTAAAAAGTATCAAGAAGTAGCTAATAAAATCGATCGCCAAAAACATTATAGTGTTGAAGAAGCGGTTGCATTAGCTAAAGAAACAAGCATTGCTAACTTTGATGCTTCGGTTGAAGTAGCATTCCGTTTAGGCATTGATACACGTAAAAATGACCAACAAATCCGTGGAGCTGTAGTGCTACCAAACGGTACTGGTAAATCACAACGTGTATTAGTATTTGCTAAAGGTGACAAAGCGACAGAAGCAGAAGAAGCAGGAGCAGATTATGTAGGCGAAGGCGACTACGTAACTCAAATCCAACAAGGTTGGTTCGACTTCGATGTCGTTGTTGCTACACCAGACATGATGGGTGAAGTTGGTAAATTAGGTCGTGTATTAGGACCTAAAGGTTTAATGCCAAACCCTAAAACTGGTACTGTTACAATGGATGTGAAAAAAGCTGTTGAAGAAATTAAAGCAGGTAAAGTAGAATACCGTGCTGAAAAAGCTGGTATTGTCCACGCTTCAATCGGTAAAACATCATTCGATACAGACAAATTAGTAGAAAACTTTAAAGCTTTACAAGATGTTTTAACAAAAGCTAAACCATCTTCAGCTAAAGGTACTTACTTTAAATCTGTTAACTTAACTACAACTATGGGGCCTGGTATCAAAGTTGATACTTCAAGCTTTAAATTGTAA
- the rplK gene encoding 50S ribosomal protein L11: MAKKVEKVVKLQIPAGKANPAPPVGPALGQAGVNIMGFCKEFNARTQEDAGLIIPVEISVYEDRSFTFITKTPPAPVLLKKAAGVEKGSGEPNKNKVASVTKDQVREIANSKMQDLNAADEEAAVRIIEGTARSMGITVD, encoded by the coding sequence GTGGCTAAAAAAGTAGAAAAAGTAGTTAAATTACAAATTCCTGCAGGTAAAGCAAATCCAGCACCACCAGTTGGACCAGCATTAGGTCAAGCAGGTGTGAACATTATGGGATTCTGTAAGGAATTCAACGCACGTACTCAAGAGGATGCAGGTTTAATCATTCCAGTAGAAATTAGTGTATATGAAGATCGTTCATTTACATTCATTACTAAAACACCACCTGCGCCAGTACTACTTAAAAAAGCAGCAGGAGTTGAAAAAGGTTCAGGTGAACCTAATAAAAACAAAGTTGCTTCAGTAACCAAAGATCAAGTACGCGAAATTGCTAACAGCAAAATGCAAGATTTAAATGCTGCAGACGAAGAAGCAGCAGTGCGTATAATTGAAGGTACTGCACGTAGTATGGGCATTACAGTCGACTAA
- the nusG gene encoding transcription termination/antitermination protein NusG: MSEEVGAKHWYAVHTYSGYENKVKKNLEKRVESMNMTEQIFRVVIPEEEETQVKDGKAKTLTKKTFPGYVLVELVMTDESWYVVRNTPGVTGFVGSAGSGSKPNPLLPDEVRYILKQMGLKEKTIDVEVEVGEQVTIKSGPFANQVGEVQEIEADKFKLTVLVDMFGRETPVEVEFDQIEKL, translated from the coding sequence ATGTCTGAAGAAGTTGGCGCAAAGCATTGGTATGCCGTGCATACGTATTCTGGATATGAGAATAAGGTTAAAAAGAATTTAGAGAAACGTGTAGAATCTATGAATATGACAGAACAAATTTTTAGAGTTGTCATACCAGAAGAGGAAGAAACACAAGTAAAAGATGGGAAAGCAAAAACATTAACGAAGAAAACATTCCCTGGTTATGTATTAGTTGAATTAGTGATGACTGATGAGTCATGGTATGTAGTGAGAAACACACCAGGAGTGACTGGTTTTGTCGGTTCTGCTGGATCAGGTTCTAAACCCAATCCATTATTACCCGATGAAGTGCGCTATATTTTAAAACAAATGGGTCTAAAAGAAAAAACTATCGACGTTGAAGTTGAAGTAGGGGAACAAGTTACAATCAAATCAGGGCCTTTTGCGAATCAAGTGGGAGAGGTTCAAGAGATTGAAGCCGATAAATTCAAACTTACAGTGTTAGTGGACATGTTTGGTAGAGAAACTCCTGTCGAAGTAGAATTTGATCAAATAGAGAAATTATAA
- the secE gene encoding preprotein translocase subunit SecE: protein MAKKENFFQGVKSEMEKTSWPTKEELFKYTVIVVSTVVFFLAFFYALDLGIGRIIEIIK from the coding sequence ATGGCTAAAAAAGAAAATTTCTTTCAAGGCGTTAAGTCAGAAATGGAAAAAACAAGTTGGCCTACTAAAGAAGAATTGTTTAAATACACAGTTATCGTTGTATCAACGGTAGTATTCTTCTTAGCTTTCTTCTATGCCTTAGATTTAGGGATTGGCAGAATCATAGAAATAATTAAATAA
- the rpmG gene encoding 50S ribosomal protein L33: MKKVPLSCEECGNRNYNVPKHNDATMRLTLKKYCPRCNAHTVHKEAK; encoded by the coding sequence GTGAAAAAAGTACCGCTTAGTTGCGAAGAATGTGGTAACCGAAATTATAACGTTCCAAAGCATAACGATGCTACGATGAGATTAACTCTGAAAAAATATTGTCCGAGATGTAACGCACACACCGTTCATAAAGAAGCGAAATAA